A genome region from Hymenobacter tibetensis includes the following:
- the mdh gene encoding malate dehydrogenase, translated as MKVTVVGAGNVGATCADVLATREIANEIVLVDIKEGFAEGKALDIWQKSPIIGYDSRTVGVTGDYSRTADSEVVVITSGLPRKPGMSRDDLISTNAGIVKTVTEQVVKYSPNAIIIVVSNPLDVMTYQAHLTSGLPREKVFGMAGILDTARYRAFLAEALNVSPKDIQAVLMGGHGDTMVPLPRYTTVGGIPVTELIGKAELDAIVQRTAVGGGELVKLMGTSAWYAPGAAAAQMVEAIVRDQRRVFPVCIELQGEYGINGVYLGAPVILGKNGIEKVIELQLNDEEKAMLETSRGHVKEVMDALDNMSQASA; from the coding sequence ATGAAAGTTACCGTAGTTGGGGCTGGCAACGTAGGCGCTACTTGCGCCGACGTATTGGCCACCCGCGAAATCGCCAACGAAATTGTTCTGGTTGACATCAAAGAGGGCTTCGCCGAAGGCAAAGCGCTGGATATCTGGCAGAAATCTCCCATCATTGGGTATGACTCCCGCACCGTAGGTGTCACCGGCGACTATAGCCGCACCGCCGATTCGGAGGTGGTAGTTATTACCTCGGGCCTGCCCCGCAAGCCCGGCATGAGCCGCGACGACCTGATTTCGACCAACGCCGGTATCGTGAAAACGGTGACGGAGCAAGTGGTAAAGTATTCGCCCAACGCCATCATCATTGTAGTGAGCAACCCGCTCGACGTGATGACCTATCAGGCGCACCTCACCTCGGGCTTGCCCCGCGAGAAGGTATTTGGCATGGCTGGTATCCTCGACACCGCTCGGTATCGTGCGTTTCTGGCCGAAGCTCTGAACGTAAGCCCCAAAGACATCCAAGCGGTATTGATGGGCGGCCACGGCGACACCATGGTGCCCCTGCCCCGCTACACCACCGTGGGCGGCATTCCTGTTACCGAGCTAATCGGTAAGGCCGAGTTGGACGCCATTGTACAGCGCACGGCCGTGGGTGGCGGTGAGTTAGTGAAGCTGATGGGTACGTCGGCGTGGTATGCACCTGGTGCTGCCGCCGCTCAGATGGTAGAAGCCATTGTGCGCGACCAGCGCCGCGTATTCCCGGTGTGCATCGAACTGCAGGGCGAATACGGCATCAATGGTGTGTACTTGGGCGCCCCGGTTATTCTCGGCAAAAACGGCATCGAGAAGGTTATCGAGCTGCAACTCAACGACGAGGAAAAGGCAATGCTGGAAACCTCACGCGGCCACGTAAAAGAGGTAATGGATGCGCTAGACAACATGAGCCAGGCTTCAGCTTAG
- the tilS gene encoding tRNA lysidine(34) synthetase TilS encodes MLDQVRQYIEEHQLFSLTEDPLLVAVSGGQDSVALADVLHRLGVQFAVAHCHFGLRGEEADADEQFVRKLAKKYEVPYFAEFFQTKAFAEQEGISTQMAARALRYEWFERLRQTQGLAYIATAHHQRDAAETMLLNLTHGTGLAGLHGIPAKNGYLVRPLLGIGKPELFDYLVEQHLLWREDASNDSPVYQRNRLRQEVLPVLREINPNLDQTLQFTAERVGGAEEIVRRYVQDTAAQAQRTEEEVTYLNIATLQRTAATTLVLHELLRPFGFSFPVVKDIVASFPAEPGRRFESPTHRLVKDREQLVITRKVLTKFGTHQIQAGQEVLKIDGLHLRLELAEAAGLTIPRGKAVAALDADLLKFPLIVRPWQEGDWFMPIGMKGKKKLSDFLIDQKVPLNLKDNVFVLVSADGKIAWVVGFRPDERFKVTEATERVLVVKRM; translated from the coding sequence ATGCTCGACCAAGTCCGCCAGTACATCGAAGAACACCAGCTTTTCTCGCTCACCGAAGACCCGTTGCTAGTTGCCGTTAGTGGCGGGCAGGATTCGGTGGCGCTAGCGGATGTGCTGCACCGGTTGGGCGTGCAGTTTGCTGTTGCCCACTGCCATTTCGGGCTGCGGGGCGAAGAAGCAGACGCCGACGAGCAGTTTGTGCGCAAGCTGGCTAAGAAATACGAAGTTCCCTACTTCGCTGAGTTCTTCCAAACCAAAGCCTTTGCCGAGCAGGAGGGCATTTCCACGCAAATGGCGGCCCGCGCTTTGCGCTACGAGTGGTTTGAGCGCCTGCGTCAGACCCAGGGCCTGGCCTACATTGCCACCGCCCACCACCAGCGCGACGCGGCCGAAACCATGTTGCTCAACCTCACCCACGGCACTGGGCTGGCGGGCTTGCACGGCATTCCGGCCAAGAACGGGTACCTCGTGCGCCCTCTGCTTGGTATTGGCAAGCCTGAGCTGTTTGACTACTTGGTGGAGCAGCACTTGCTATGGCGCGAAGATGCCTCCAACGACAGCCCGGTGTACCAGCGCAACCGCCTGCGCCAGGAGGTGCTACCCGTGCTACGCGAAATCAATCCCAACCTCGACCAGACCTTGCAATTCACGGCGGAGCGCGTGGGTGGAGCCGAGGAGATTGTGCGGCGCTACGTGCAGGATACGGCCGCGCAGGCGCAACGCACCGAGGAGGAAGTCACCTACCTCAACATAGCCACGCTCCAGCGCACGGCCGCTACCACGCTGGTGCTGCACGAGCTACTGCGGCCATTTGGGTTCAGCTTTCCAGTGGTAAAAGACATTGTGGCCTCCTTTCCCGCTGAGCCTGGCCGCCGCTTCGAGTCGCCAACGCACCGCCTGGTGAAGGACCGGGAGCAGTTGGTTATCACTCGGAAGGTACTCACCAAATTCGGCACGCATCAGATTCAGGCGGGCCAGGAGGTGCTGAAAATTGACGGCTTACACCTGCGCCTAGAACTAGCTGAAGCTGCTGGCCTTACTATTCCGCGTGGCAAAGCCGTGGCTGCGCTGGATGCCGACTTATTGAAGTTCCCGCTTATCGTGCGCCCCTGGCAGGAAGGCGACTGGTTTATGCCTATTGGCATGAAAGGCAAGAAGAAGCTGTCTGACTTTCTGATTGATCAGAAAGTACCGCTCAACCTCAAAGACAACGTGTTTGTACTGGTATCCGCCGACGGCAAAATTGCCTGGGTGGTTGGCTTCCGCCCCGATGAGCGGTTCAAGGTGACAGAAGCCACTGAGCGGGTCTTGGTGGTGAAGCGGATGTAG
- a CDS encoding glycerophosphodiester phosphodiesterase produces the protein MIDLRDQLVTRPRHTSYYWLRYISLLISWPFLLVGCGPSTKPLPMGKQPLVIGHAGSGFLTPINPFNPLPPSSMASIEKALARGADGVEIDIQLSQDSVLMLYHDQTLESMTNGKGCIYEQPAAAIQTLDYKGGWFYDLWHDEHPATLDDLLGKLSKRPTLPYLHFDLHETNVCNTEQPLARAPALARALGKTLKRYAWPPDRLLVLTINQSSLAGLRQELPGIPLGLEITDDFEQQLQAAKAENVQAIIVRKDLITPERTAQAHAAGLQVVTFGGRASGTVQRLIDCQPDAIEVDNVPTMLSLLGRN, from the coding sequence ATGATTGATTTACGAGACCAGCTTGTTACACGGCCGCGGCATACTTCCTACTATTGGCTGCGGTATATTTCTTTGTTGATAAGCTGGCCCTTCTTGCTGGTGGGTTGCGGGCCATCGACCAAGCCGTTGCCCATGGGTAAGCAGCCGTTGGTGATAGGGCACGCCGGTTCGGGCTTCCTGACGCCAATCAACCCGTTCAACCCGTTGCCCCCTAGCAGCATGGCCAGCATTGAAAAGGCTCTAGCCCGTGGTGCCGACGGAGTGGAAATTGATATTCAGCTTAGCCAGGACAGCGTGCTGATGCTCTACCACGACCAAACACTGGAGTCCATGACCAACGGGAAAGGCTGTATCTACGAGCAGCCGGCAGCGGCCATCCAAACGCTAGACTATAAAGGCGGCTGGTTCTACGATTTGTGGCACGATGAGCATCCGGCCACGCTCGACGACCTGTTGGGCAAGCTCAGTAAGCGCCCTACATTACCGTATCTGCACTTCGACCTGCACGAAACCAACGTTTGCAACACCGAGCAGCCGTTAGCGCGCGCGCCGGCTTTGGCCCGAGCACTAGGCAAAACGCTGAAGCGTTACGCCTGGCCCCCAGACCGGCTTTTGGTTTTGACCATCAATCAATCGTCGTTAGCGGGCCTGCGCCAGGAATTGCCGGGCATCCCTCTCGGGCTGGAAATAACCGATGATTTCGAGCAGCAACTGCAAGCCGCAAAAGCTGAAAACGTGCAGGCCATCATCGTCCGGAAAGACTTGATAACGCCGGAGCGTACTGCTCAGGCACACGCCGCCGGCTTGCAGGTGGTTACGTTCGGTGGCCGCGCCAGTGGCACGGTGCAGCGCCTGATAGACTGCCAACCCGATGCTATTGAGGTCGACAATGTGCCAACTATGCTGAGTTTACTCGGCCGTAACTAA
- a CDS encoding OstA-like protein has product MPLSRFLFLFLMAWLPLLASAQRKPAPQPTPPKGQRIELLPGTERLVGGTFNGVEIRKLIGNVSFRQGTTLLYCDSAYQYTDKNALEAFSNVRIIQNDTITITGDRATYNGDTRKARMIGNVTMRDPRMTLTTSLLDYDLNSNLAYYSTGGHIVDPENTLDSQYGYYNTTTKIFSFKRDVKVLTKDNTIDTDTLQYNTISKVAYFFGPTRLTDRQNQTLYAENGVHNTITGVSVFQRNAKIETPNYLLTGDKLVYDQAKKYGVATGHVSMTSKKDNVVIRGDVGRYWRLLGKVKVYGAPVMRNISGKDTLYLAADTLISQEGRPPLNAAGVIYAFPRTKIFRTDLQGSCDSLTYNRQDSIIYLNKRPILWSNKNQLTSDSMEIRQRKGRVDQMRLYANAFIVGQDTLLNFNQVKGRRMIAYFQSNAIKKVDVLGNAESLYYALEGDTAVSGMNKALSATMVLRFAKSKLETISFITNPDASFIPPHELKPADEKLKDFAWRPTERPTRRQVLGRHFALPVKAKPKAKSKSTKSKAKPKVAPKTNTKPKATQVPKPPVTRVTPSPSGASGLPAKK; this is encoded by the coding sequence ATGCCCTTATCTAGATTTCTTTTTTTGTTTTTAATGGCGTGGTTGCCGCTGTTGGCCTCGGCTCAGCGCAAACCCGCCCCCCAGCCCACGCCTCCCAAAGGCCAGCGTATCGAGCTGTTGCCGGGCACCGAGCGACTGGTAGGAGGGACGTTCAACGGGGTTGAAATCCGCAAGTTGATCGGCAACGTGAGCTTCCGGCAGGGCACCACGCTGCTCTACTGCGACTCGGCCTACCAGTACACGGATAAGAATGCGCTGGAAGCCTTCAGCAACGTGCGCATCATCCAGAACGATACTATCACCATCACCGGCGACCGGGCTACTTACAACGGGGATACACGTAAGGCCCGCATGATTGGCAACGTGACCATGCGCGACCCCCGCATGACGCTCACCACCAGCCTGCTCGACTACGACCTGAACAGCAACCTAGCCTATTACAGTACCGGCGGCCACATTGTAGACCCCGAAAACACGCTCGATAGCCAATACGGGTACTACAACACCACCACCAAGATATTCAGCTTCAAGCGTGATGTGAAGGTGCTCACCAAAGACAACACCATCGACACCGATACGCTGCAATACAACACCATTTCGAAGGTGGCATACTTCTTCGGCCCGACCCGCCTTACGGACCGGCAAAATCAGACGCTGTACGCTGAAAACGGTGTGCACAACACCATCACGGGCGTATCCGTGTTTCAGCGCAACGCTAAAATCGAAACCCCCAACTACCTGCTCACCGGCGACAAACTGGTGTACGACCAAGCCAAGAAATACGGCGTAGCCACCGGGCACGTCTCCATGACGTCGAAGAAAGACAACGTGGTCATACGCGGCGACGTGGGGCGTTATTGGCGGCTGTTAGGCAAAGTGAAAGTGTACGGCGCCCCCGTGATGCGCAACATTTCCGGCAAAGACACGCTGTATCTGGCCGCCGATACCCTTATCAGCCAGGAAGGCCGCCCACCCCTCAACGCGGCGGGTGTAATCTATGCTTTCCCTCGAACGAAGATTTTTCGCACCGACTTGCAAGGCAGCTGCGACTCGCTCACCTACAACCGCCAGGATTCCATTATCTACCTCAACAAGCGGCCCATCCTGTGGAGCAACAAAAACCAGTTAACCTCCGACAGCATGGAAATCCGGCAGCGGAAAGGCAGAGTAGACCAGATGCGGCTCTACGCCAATGCCTTTATTGTCGGGCAAGACACTCTATTGAACTTCAACCAAGTGAAGGGGCGCCGAATGATTGCCTACTTCCAGAGCAACGCCATAAAAAAAGTGGACGTGCTTGGCAACGCCGAGAGCCTATACTATGCTCTTGAAGGTGATACGGCCGTGAGTGGCATGAACAAAGCCCTGTCGGCTACGATGGTGCTCCGCTTCGCCAAGAGCAAGCTGGAAACCATCAGCTTCATTACCAACCCCGATGCCAGCTTTATTCCGCCCCATGAGTTAAAGCCCGCAGACGAAAAGCTGAAAGATTTCGCTTGGCGCCCCACGGAACGCCCCACGCGCCGCCAAGTGTTAGGCAGGCATTTCGCGTTGCCCGTGAAAGCGAAACCGAAAGCCAAGTCGAAGTCCACCAAATCGAAGGCGAAGCCCAAAGTTGCCCCAAAGACCAATACGAAGCCCAAAGCCACACAAGTTCCCAAGCCTCCGGTTACCCGTGTGACGCCTTCTCCATCAGGGGCGTCGGGGCTACCTGCCAAGAAATAG
- a CDS encoding outer membrane protein assembly factor BamD, with product MHSFRPTLFVLLLSTLLLGSCTGYQKLLKSGDVNKKYEAAIKYYDKGDFFKAGTLLEDLVPLLKGRPEAEKAQFYFANTNFRQRNYTLSSYYFKSFADTYPNSTYAEEASFLQAKSLFRDSPEYELDQTNTYSALETIQEFINRYPSSTFRPEAENMSQELQKKLENKAYQGAKLYYDLRYYQSAVVALTNFQQQFPASAFNEEAEYLKVSAQYDLARESVEEKQRERYQEVVAFYQHFIDTYPQSRRLKEAERMYTDATAQVAKLKPKDAAAN from the coding sequence ATGCATTCATTCCGCCCAACTCTTTTTGTTCTCTTGTTGAGTACGTTGCTGCTTGGCTCCTGTACCGGCTATCAAAAGCTGCTCAAGAGCGGCGACGTGAACAAGAAGTACGAAGCTGCCATCAAGTACTACGACAAAGGCGACTTTTTCAAGGCTGGTACGCTGCTCGAAGATTTAGTGCCGCTGCTGAAAGGCCGCCCGGAAGCGGAAAAGGCGCAGTTCTACTTCGCTAACACCAACTTCCGCCAGCGCAACTACACGCTCAGCTCGTACTACTTCAAGTCGTTTGCCGATACCTATCCGAACTCCACCTACGCTGAGGAGGCTTCCTTCCTACAGGCGAAGTCGTTGTTCCGCGATTCTCCGGAGTACGAACTCGACCAAACCAACACGTACTCTGCCCTGGAAACTATCCAGGAATTTATCAACCGCTATCCTAGCAGCACGTTCCGCCCCGAAGCCGAGAATATGTCGCAGGAATTGCAGAAGAAGCTGGAAAACAAAGCGTACCAGGGAGCCAAACTCTACTACGACCTGCGTTACTACCAGTCGGCGGTGGTGGCCCTGACCAACTTCCAGCAGCAGTTCCCGGCTTCGGCTTTCAACGAAGAAGCGGAATACTTGAAAGTGAGTGCCCAATATGACTTGGCTCGCGAAAGCGTAGAAGAAAAGCAGCGCGAGCGGTACCAAGAGGTAGTTGCCTTCTACCAGCACTTCATTGACACCTATCCGCAAAGCCGCCGCCTGAAGGAAGCCGAGCGTATGTACACCGACGCCACCGCGCAGGTAGCTAAGCTCAAGCCGAAAGACGCGGCGGCTAATTGA
- a CDS encoding DNA-directed RNA polymerase subunit omega has translation MKTPSNLSASIVTRNMSEFANETGNVYESIAIISKRANQLAIKLKEELNGKLAEFATTVDNLEEVFENREQIEISKHYERLPKPTNLAIEEFLEGKVHYRTPAEEAPSPVAKAE, from the coding sequence ATGAAGACCCCAAGCAACCTCTCTGCTTCTATCGTTACCCGCAATATGTCGGAGTTCGCCAACGAGACGGGCAATGTATACGAGTCTATTGCCATCATCTCAAAGCGTGCCAACCAGTTGGCTATCAAGCTGAAAGAAGAGTTGAACGGCAAGCTGGCCGAGTTTGCAACCACCGTCGATAACCTAGAAGAGGTGTTCGAGAATCGGGAGCAAATCGAAATTTCCAAGCACTACGAGCGTCTGCCCAAGCCTACCAACCTCGCTATCGAAGAGTTCTTGGAAGGCAAAGTGCATTACCGTACGCCTGCTGAAGAAGCACCTAGCCCAGTTGCTAAGGCAGAGTAA
- a CDS encoding flavoprotein: MNPPELVLEGRKILLGVCGSIAAYKAAPLVRLLTKAGAEVQVILTASGAAFVTPLTLGTLSKRPVLQGFLKDEQAGEWHNHVHLGLWADVLLVAPTSANTLAHFAHGLCDSLLDAVYLSARCPVVLAPAMDLDMYAHPATTANLARLRSYGNIILDSPAGELASGLSGPGRMLEPEDIVTELARFFMELHDKA, encoded by the coding sequence ATGAATCCGCCTGAGTTAGTGCTTGAAGGGCGCAAAATCCTACTGGGAGTTTGTGGCAGTATTGCGGCGTACAAGGCGGCCCCACTGGTGCGGCTACTGACGAAAGCCGGTGCCGAGGTACAGGTGATTCTTACGGCTTCAGGGGCGGCGTTTGTCACGCCTCTCACGCTAGGAACCCTCTCCAAACGACCCGTGCTGCAAGGGTTCCTGAAAGATGAGCAGGCTGGTGAGTGGCACAACCACGTGCATCTGGGCCTTTGGGCCGATGTATTGCTGGTAGCCCCAACTTCGGCCAACACGCTAGCCCACTTCGCCCATGGCCTCTGCGACTCGCTGCTGGATGCCGTGTATCTCTCGGCCCGCTGCCCTGTGGTGCTGGCTCCGGCCATGGATCTGGATATGTACGCTCACCCGGCCACCACGGCGAACCTAGCGCGGCTGCGTTCTTACGGCAACATCATACTCGATTCACCGGCCGGAGAGTTGGCTAGTGGCCTTTCTGGTCCTGGCCGTATGCTGGAGCCGGAGGATATCGTAACTGAGTTGGCGCGTTTCTTCATGGAACTGCACGACAAAGCCTAA
- a CDS encoding phosphopantothenoylcysteine decarboxylase, translating to MRVLVTAGPTYEPIDPVRFVGNHSTGKMGYALADAFAATGADVTLISGPTNLPDPAHPRIQIQRVETADQMYAAAAAVAPLADVWVFAAAVADYKPAHVAENKIKKEGNTLTLELVKNVDIAATLGKTKRPGQFSVGFALETNNEEVNARDKLHRKNFNLVVLNSLRDAGAGFRHDTNKVTLLDAQGEMIIFEVKLKAAVAHDIVQAVLARLPREA from the coding sequence ATGCGCGTCTTAGTTACGGCTGGTCCCACCTACGAACCTATTGATCCGGTACGCTTCGTTGGCAACCATAGCACCGGCAAAATGGGCTACGCCTTGGCCGATGCATTTGCGGCCACCGGCGCCGATGTAACGCTTATCAGCGGCCCCACCAACCTCCCTGATCCGGCGCACCCGCGTATTCAGATTCAACGCGTAGAAACAGCCGACCAAATGTATGCCGCCGCCGCCGCGGTAGCTCCGCTGGCGGACGTGTGGGTGTTTGCGGCGGCCGTAGCAGACTATAAGCCGGCGCACGTAGCTGAAAACAAGATCAAGAAGGAAGGCAATACGCTCACATTAGAGCTGGTCAAGAATGTAGACATTGCCGCCACGCTAGGTAAAACCAAGCGGCCCGGACAATTTTCGGTGGGTTTTGCGTTGGAGACCAACAACGAAGAAGTAAATGCCCGCGACAAGCTCCACCGCAAGAATTTCAACCTGGTAGTTCTTAATTCTCTGCGCGATGCTGGGGCTGGGTTCCGCCACGACACCAACAAAGTGACGCTGCTGGACGCGCAGGGTGAAATGATTATCTTTGAAGTGAAGCTGAAAGCCGCCGTGGCCCACGATATTGTTCAAGCTGTTCTTGCCCGCCTGCCCCGTGAAGCGTAA
- the porD gene encoding type IX secretion system protein PorD — protein sequence MKRNSLLSSVLVVLAFLLAAPASQAQEILSEVRVTTENVTISDQQLVQQMQKDIQAFLNTRSFTNQEYRPEERIKMRMFIGITGIPQNGQYIATARIVTTRPVYGTGFETNLLSFTDRNFRFNYSPQNPIDFSENTFVGNLSSLLTFYTYIAIGLDQDSFSRLGGSPYYDQARIVLQNASSQTVTNESDEAWKDGNTRNRYWLLNNLQDPQLEALRTGSYAYYRQGLDIFIEKPEDARASIFTALQSVQVAATRRPGTLLARAFFDTKAEEIANIFRSGTDMQQKQNLANLLTEVDPTNSSKYQAMLKQQ from the coding sequence GTGAAGCGTAACTCCCTGCTGTCGTCTGTTTTAGTTGTATTAGCTTTCCTGCTTGCGGCCCCTGCCAGCCAAGCCCAGGAGATACTATCCGAAGTGCGCGTCACCACCGAAAACGTAACTATTTCGGACCAGCAGTTGGTGCAGCAAATGCAGAAGGATATTCAAGCATTTTTGAACACTCGCTCCTTCACCAACCAGGAGTACCGGCCAGAGGAACGCATTAAGATGCGGATGTTCATTGGCATCACGGGCATTCCGCAAAACGGCCAATATATAGCCACGGCCCGCATCGTCACGACGCGGCCCGTGTATGGTACTGGTTTCGAGACCAACCTGCTAAGCTTCACGGACCGCAATTTTAGGTTCAACTACTCGCCCCAGAACCCGATTGACTTCTCGGAAAACACCTTCGTTGGGAATCTGTCGTCGTTGCTGACTTTCTACACGTACATCGCCATCGGACTCGACCAAGACAGCTTCTCTCGTCTGGGCGGCTCGCCTTACTACGACCAAGCGCGCATTGTATTGCAAAATGCTTCTTCCCAAACCGTGACCAACGAGTCGGATGAGGCCTGGAAGGATGGCAACACGCGGAACCGGTACTGGCTGCTCAACAACCTGCAAGACCCCCAGCTAGAAGCGCTACGCACCGGTAGCTACGCATATTACCGCCAAGGGCTCGATATTTTCATTGAAAAGCCCGAAGATGCGCGTGCCAGCATTTTCACGGCGCTACAGAGCGTACAGGTTGCTGCAACCCGTCGGCCGGGTACGTTGCTAGCCCGGGCGTTCTTCGATACCAAAGCCGAGGAAATTGCCAACATATTCCGGAGTGGAACTGATATGCAGCAAAAGCAGAACCTGGCGAACCTGCTCACAGAAGTAGATCCTACCAACTCGTCCAAGTACCAAGCTATGCTGAAGCAACAGTAA
- the recN gene encoding DNA repair protein RecN — protein MLVDLRIRNYALIEQLELRPSALLNIITGETGAGKSIMLGAIGLLLGNRADSRMLFDTEKKCVIEGQFDISSYQLQDIFESEDLDYDTQCILRREISPAGKSRAFVNDTPVTLETLRHIGANLMDIHSQHDTLLLGDAVFQLNLLDLYAGLVPTRGQYSGAYRQYRKLEADLKSLEDQVAQANKELDYHSFLLNELEEARLDNEQQDDLEQEVKQLEHAEEIKFKLTHALQSLSEGEYCATSSLKDAATLLGQIAPYADTFRDLKERLDSCVIEINDIAAEAEAAERRTEGDPARIDELQGRLNVIYNLQRKHQVRDVVALLAVRDELRDKVSSVLNLDKQISRLRRDADGALATATKLATRLSEARRKSFPKFEKELVALLADLGMPNSRLVVHHQAGPLAVSGMDIISILFTANKGAQPQTLSKAASGGEFSRLMLCIKYMLADKTALPTIVFDEIDTGISGEIAVKVGRMMQQMAHKHQLIAISHLPQMAAAGDTHYFVYKQDRADRTISCIRQLNLDERISEIAHMIAGANPSQHAFQSARELLAMRGEELVG, from the coding sequence ATGCTGGTTGATCTTCGCATCCGCAATTACGCTCTAATCGAGCAGCTGGAGCTGCGGCCTTCAGCGCTCCTCAACATTATAACCGGCGAAACTGGCGCCGGTAAATCCATTATGCTCGGGGCCATTGGGTTGCTGCTCGGCAACCGCGCCGACTCCCGCATGCTTTTCGACACCGAGAAGAAATGCGTGATTGAAGGGCAGTTTGATATCTCCAGCTATCAACTGCAAGACATATTCGAATCCGAGGATCTCGACTACGATACCCAGTGCATACTACGCCGCGAAATCAGTCCGGCGGGCAAGTCCAGGGCCTTTGTGAACGACACGCCCGTGACGCTGGAAACGTTGCGCCACATCGGAGCCAACCTCATGGACATTCACTCCCAGCATGACACGCTGCTGCTCGGAGATGCTGTTTTTCAGCTAAACCTGCTGGACCTGTATGCTGGCTTGGTGCCCACGCGGGGCCAATACAGTGGCGCCTATCGGCAGTATCGTAAGCTGGAAGCTGATCTGAAATCCTTGGAAGACCAAGTAGCGCAGGCCAACAAGGAGCTGGATTACCATAGCTTTCTGCTAAATGAGCTGGAAGAGGCTCGCCTCGACAACGAACAGCAGGATGATCTGGAGCAGGAAGTGAAGCAGCTCGAACACGCCGAGGAAATCAAGTTCAAGCTCACGCACGCGCTGCAAAGCTTAAGTGAGGGCGAATACTGCGCTACCAGCAGCCTGAAAGATGCGGCTACACTGCTCGGCCAAATAGCACCCTATGCCGATACGTTCCGCGACCTAAAGGAACGCCTCGACAGCTGCGTCATCGAAATAAATGACATTGCTGCTGAAGCTGAAGCGGCCGAGCGTCGTACGGAAGGCGACCCCGCCCGCATCGACGAACTGCAAGGCCGCCTCAACGTCATCTACAACTTGCAACGCAAGCACCAAGTGCGTGACGTGGTGGCACTGCTTGCCGTTCGCGACGAATTGCGCGACAAAGTGAGTTCGGTGCTAAACCTCGACAAACAGATTTCTCGCCTGCGCCGCGACGCCGACGGAGCCTTAGCCACGGCCACCAAGCTGGCTACTCGGCTGTCGGAAGCTCGGCGCAAGAGCTTCCCAAAATTCGAGAAAGAATTAGTGGCCTTGCTAGCCGACTTGGGCATGCCGAACTCACGGCTGGTGGTACACCACCAAGCGGGACCCTTGGCTGTGAGTGGCATGGATATCATCAGCATACTGTTCACAGCCAACAAAGGCGCGCAGCCCCAGACGCTGAGCAAAGCAGCGTCGGGCGGTGAGTTCTCGCGCCTGATGCTGTGCATCAAGTACATGCTAGCCGACAAAACTGCCTTGCCCACTATAGTATTCGACGAAATCGATACGGGTATCTCCGGAGAAATTGCCGTCAAAGTTGGCCGCATGATGCAGCAAATGGCCCACAAGCACCAGCTCATTGCCATTTCGCACCTGCCTCAAATGGCCGCGGCCGGCGACACGCATTACTTCGTGTACAAGCAGGACCGTGCCGACCGGACCATCAGCTGCATCCGGCAACTGAACCTAGACGAGCGTATCAGCGAAATAGCCCATATGATTGCCGGAGCCAACCCAAGCCAACACGCCTTCCAGAGTGCCCGCGAGCTGTTGGCGATGCGCGGCGAAGAATTGGTAGGGTAG